In Vespa crabro chromosome 5, iyVesCrab1.2, whole genome shotgun sequence, a single window of DNA contains:
- the LOC124424498 gene encoding uncharacterized protein LOC124424498, protein MDALELQAALVKLDPATTVTPITSNVKLMSHHRIAFAVDVDDDDLTLRNSSEVDEKQSSGGCSGEHQQSSSTTTGTGTTGTRKLQNANCGASLTVTTHQNHQTGQQQMGMSKCNLVEVR, encoded by the coding sequence ATGGATGCCTTGGAATTGCAAGCTGCCCTGGTAAAGTTGGATCCGGCTACTACGGTGACGCCTATCACTTCGAATGTCAAACTGATGTCTCATCATCGTATCGCCTTCGCCGTGGACGTCGACGATGACGATCTAACCCTAAGGAATTCTTCGGAGGTCGATGAAAAACAGTCGAGCGGTGGTTGCTCCGGCGAACATCAGCAGAGTTCATCGACTACGACAGGGACAGGAACGACAGGGACGAGGAAACTTCAGAACGCGAATTGCGGCGCCAGTCTGACCGTGACTACTCATCAAAATCATCAGACTGGCCAACAACAGATGGGGATGTCCAAGTGTAATCTCGTCGAGGTCAGGTGA